The following proteins come from a genomic window of Candidatus Bipolaricaulis sibiricus:
- a CDS encoding CRISPR-associated RecB family exonuclease Cas4, with translation MYNEEDLLPLSALQHFVFCVRRAALIHLEGMWDENVATVEGQNLHARTHDGRTESRGDTRITRGLLLRSSRLGLSGKADVVEFHRLQPGKSDGVQLDGLEECWQPYPVEYKRGRLRPERSYEIQLCAQALCLEEMLGVGVPAGALFYGKTARRQEVVFDEGLRRQTEEAAARLHELFKQGETPEAVYVKNKCQQCSLLDLCLPRQAASSRSVGAYLARMTSPDLLAPRVEDGEGEGK, from the coding sequence GTGTACAACGAAGAGGACCTGCTTCCGCTGTCGGCGCTACAGCACTTCGTATTCTGTGTGCGCCGGGCTGCGTTGATTCACCTTGAGGGGATGTGGGACGAGAACGTCGCCACTGTTGAAGGGCAGAACCTGCATGCCCGAACGCACGATGGGCGCACGGAGTCGCGCGGTGACACAAGGATCACCCGCGGGCTTCTGCTGCGTTCGTCGCGTCTCGGTCTTTCGGGCAAGGCCGACGTGGTCGAGTTCCATCGTCTGCAACCCGGCAAATCCGATGGCGTCCAGCTCGACGGGTTGGAAGAATGCTGGCAACCGTACCCAGTGGAGTACAAACGTGGTCGGCTTAGGCCGGAACGGAGCTACGAGATTCAACTCTGCGCGCAGGCGCTCTGCCTAGAGGAGATGCTCGGCGTGGGGGTCCCTGCAGGCGCACTCTTCTACGGAAAGACGGCGAGGCGTCAGGAAGTCGTCTTCGACGAGGGGCTGCGTCGGCAGACCGAGGAAGCGGCCGCGCGGCTGCACGAGCTGTTCAAGCAAGGCGAAACGCCCGAAGCAGTGTATGTGAAGAACAAGTGTCAGCAGTGTTCGCTCCTCGATTTGTGCCTGCCCAGGCAGGCCGCCTCTTCCCGAAGCGTGGGCGCCTACCTCGCGCGCATGACGTCGCCCGATCTCCTAGCTCCCCGTGTGGAAGACGGAGAGGGCGAGGGGAAATGA
- a CDS encoding CRISPR-associated protein Cas1: MKRLLNTLFVTTQGAYLCREGETVCVRVEKETKLRVPIHTLSGIVCFGQVSCSPPLIGLCGERNVLISFHSEHGRFLGRVQGPISGNVLLRREQYRRADDLQAAAAIARNIVTAKVANCRTVVLRAVRDHATTTDTQALTKAAAELGRIAGALQQAGSLASVRGQEGDAAQTYFSVFNHLIVAQKSDFQFRERSRRPPLSSMNALLSFLYALLAHDVTAALESVGLDPAVGFLHRDRPGRPSLALDLMEELRPILADRLALTLVNLRKVRASGFTKTETGAVVMDDKTRKQVLVSWQKRKTEEITHPFLGERVAVGLLPYAQALLLARHLRGDLDGYPPYIWR; this comes from the coding sequence ATGAAGCGTCTTCTGAACACCTTGTTCGTGACTACCCAGGGCGCCTACCTGTGTCGCGAGGGTGAGACCGTGTGCGTTCGCGTCGAGAAGGAGACGAAGCTGCGTGTTCCCATACACACCCTCTCCGGTATCGTCTGTTTCGGGCAGGTCTCGTGCAGTCCCCCTCTAATCGGACTCTGTGGGGAGCGGAACGTGCTTATCTCATTCCACAGCGAGCACGGCCGGTTCTTGGGCCGCGTCCAGGGGCCTATCTCGGGCAACGTGCTGCTCAGGCGAGAGCAATACCGACGAGCTGACGACCTTCAAGCAGCAGCCGCAATCGCCCGCAACATTGTTACTGCCAAGGTTGCCAACTGCCGCACGGTTGTCCTTCGTGCCGTACGAGACCACGCGACCACAACCGATACTCAAGCGTTGACCAAAGCAGCCGCCGAACTGGGCCGAATTGCGGGCGCCCTTCAGCAAGCAGGGTCGCTAGCCAGCGTGCGGGGCCAAGAGGGTGACGCTGCTCAGACCTACTTCAGCGTGTTCAATCACCTAATCGTCGCCCAGAAGAGTGACTTCCAGTTTCGAGAACGCAGTCGGCGTCCCCCGTTGAGCAGCATGAACGCACTGCTGTCGTTCCTGTACGCCTTGTTGGCTCACGACGTGACTGCGGCGCTGGAGTCCGTTGGGCTTGACCCGGCGGTTGGGTTTCTGCATCGCGATCGGCCGGGAAGGCCAAGCCTTGCGCTCGACCTGATGGAGGAGCTGCGGCCGATCTTGGCCGACCGCCTGGCGCTGACGCTGGTGAACCTTCGAAAGGTAAGGGCGTCCGGATTCACAAAGACCGAGACTGGCGCGGTGGTGATGGATGACAAGACACGAAAGCAGGTGCTGGTTTCGTGGCAGAAACGGAAGACCGAAGAGATCACGCATCCGTTCCTAGGCGAAAGAGTTGCGGTCGGGCTGCTGCCGTACGCACAGGCGCTGTTGTTGGCGCGCCATCTGCGCGGGGATCTCGACGGTTACCCGCCGTACATCTGGAGGTGA
- a CDS encoding CRISPR-associated protein Cas2: MLVVVAYDVNTQTPQGRRRLRRVAKACQNYGQRVQFSVFECLVEPAQWANLKQTLTEEICGDEDSLRFYFLGKNWKRRVEHVGATAAYDPEGSLIA, encoded by the coding sequence GTGCTTGTGGTAGTGGCGTATGATGTGAACACGCAAACGCCCCAAGGTCGCCGACGGCTCAGACGCGTCGCCAAGGCATGCCAGAACTACGGTCAGCGCGTGCAGTTCTCAGTCTTTGAGTGCCTGGTGGAACCCGCCCAATGGGCAAACCTGAAGCAAACGCTCACTGAAGAGATCTGTGGAGACGAGGATAGCCTTCGGTTCTACTTCCTGGGAAAGAACTGGAAGAGAAGAGTCGAGCATGTTGGCGCCACGGCTGCATACGATCCAGAAGGTAGTCTGATCGCTTAG
- a CDS encoding Pyridoxal 5'-phosphate synthase (glutamine hydrolyzing), synthase subunit, which translates to MDKGTYRVKTGFAEMFKGGVIMDVTTADQARIAEEAGAVAVMALERVPADIRAQGGVARMADPMRIKEIQAAVSIPVMAKARIGHFAEARILEALGVDFIDESEVLTPADPFHHIDKWLFKVPFVCGCRDLGEAARRIAEGAAMIRTKGEAGTGNVIEAVRHMRLLNDQIKRLAGMSRAELVSYGKELGAPAEILELVQAEGRLPVVNFAAGGIATPADAALMRMLGCDGVFVGSGIFKSADPEKRARAIVLACTHFDDPQVLAEVSAGLGEAMPGLPIEAIPDQELMQHR; encoded by the coding sequence ATGGACAAGGGCACGTACCGAGTCAAGACCGGATTCGCAGAGATGTTCAAGGGTGGAGTGATCATGGACGTCACCACTGCCGACCAGGCCCGCATTGCCGAGGAGGCGGGCGCCGTGGCGGTGATGGCCCTCGAGCGTGTTCCGGCGGACATTCGCGCCCAGGGCGGTGTAGCGCGGATGGCCGATCCCATGAGGATCAAGGAGATCCAGGCCGCTGTCTCGATCCCGGTCATGGCCAAGGCCCGCATCGGGCACTTCGCTGAAGCTCGGATCTTGGAGGCCCTGGGGGTGGACTTCATCGACGAAAGCGAGGTTCTGACCCCAGCTGATCCATTTCATCACATCGACAAGTGGCTGTTCAAGGTTCCGTTTGTCTGTGGCTGCCGTGATCTGGGTGAGGCTGCGCGGCGGATCGCCGAAGGTGCGGCGATGATCCGCACGAAAGGTGAGGCCGGCACGGGGAACGTGATCGAGGCCGTGCGCCACATGCGCCTGCTCAATGACCAGATCAAGCGACTCGCCGGGATGTCGCGAGCCGAGCTCGTGAGCTACGGCAAGGAACTCGGGGCACCGGCGGAGATCCTCGAGCTCGTTCAGGCCGAAGGCCGTCTCCCTGTGGTCAACTTCGCCGCTGGTGGGATCGCTACCCCAGCCGATGCGGCGCTGATGCGAATGCTGGGCTGTGACGGTGTATTCGTGGGCTCCGGGATCTTCAAGAGCGCGGACCCCGAGAAGCGAGCCCGGGCGATCGTGCTTGCCTGCACGCACTTCGATGACCCCCAGGTCCTGGCTGAGGTGTCAGCGGGGCTCGGTGAGGCGATGCCTGGGCTGCCGATCGAGGCGATCCCGGACCAGGAGCTCATGCAGCACCGATGA
- a CDS encoding Pyridoxal 5'-phosphate synthase (glutamine hydrolyzing), glutaminase subunit → MTIGVLAVQGDVREHLRTVGRLAAEARPVLRPDHLVGLDGIILPGGESTAMWRLMTQTGLAASLREAVGRGLPAFGTCAGMILLAREITNWPQTFLGVLDIAVERNATGRQVDSFEARIATDGLGELPAVFIRAPMVRRMGPRVEALGKLGDVPVLVREGRLLAASFHPELTGDDRVHALFIRMCQKGEPCQHA, encoded by the coding sequence ATGACAATAGGGGTCCTGGCGGTCCAGGGCGACGTGCGTGAGCATCTGCGCACTGTGGGTCGCCTCGCAGCGGAGGCACGCCCGGTGCTGCGGCCCGATCACCTGGTCGGGCTCGACGGGATCATCCTCCCCGGGGGGGAGTCGACGGCGATGTGGCGTCTGATGACCCAGACAGGGCTCGCTGCGTCGCTCCGGGAGGCCGTCGGCCGCGGGTTGCCGGCGTTCGGCACGTGCGCCGGGATGATCCTTCTTGCCCGCGAGATCACGAACTGGCCGCAGACGTTCCTCGGTGTGCTGGACATCGCGGTGGAAAGGAACGCGACCGGCCGCCAGGTGGACTCATTCGAGGCGCGGATTGCCACGGACGGGCTCGGCGAGCTGCCCGCGGTGTTCATCCGCGCACCGATGGTGCGGAGGATGGGCCCTCGCGTGGAGGCGCTGGGGAAGCTCGGCGACGTCCCAGTGTTGGTTCGCGAAGGGCGTCTCCTTGCCGCGAGTTTCCACCCGGAGCTCACCGGGGACGATCGGGTGCATGCGCTGTTCATTCGGATGTGCCAGAAGGGGGAACCATGTCAGCACGCGTAG